In the Hordeum vulgare subsp. vulgare chromosome 7H, MorexV3_pseudomolecules_assembly, whole genome shotgun sequence genome, one interval contains:
- the LOC123407300 gene encoding 6-phosphogluconate dehydrogenase, decarboxylating 1 gives MALTRIGLAGLAVMGQNLALNIAEKGFPISVYNRTTSKVDETVQRAKLEGNLPLYGFHDPASFVNSIQKPRVVIMLVKAGAPVDQTIATLAAHLEQGDCIVDGGNEWYENTERREKAMEERGLLYLGMGVSGGEEGARHGPSMMPGGSLEAYQYIEDILLKVSAQVPDSGPCVTYIGKGGSGNFVKMVHNGIEYGDMQLIAEAYDVLKSVGKLTNGELQQVFAEWNKGELLSFLVEITADIFSIKDDQGEGYLVDKVLDKTGMKGTGKWTVQQAAELSVAAPTIEASLDSRFLSGLKDERVAASKIFQGDYSSGETVDKAQLIEDVRKALYASKICSYAQGMNIIKAKSTEKGWGLNLGELARIWKGGCIIRASFLDRIKKAYDRNGELANLLIDPEFAQEIMDRQAAWRRVVCLAINNGVSTPGMSASLAYFDSYRRDRLPANLVQAQRDYFGAHTYERVDMPGSFHTEWYKIANSKI, from the coding sequence ATGGCTCTCACCAGAATTGGTCTTGCTGGCCTCGCCGTCATGGGGCAGAACCTTGCCCTCAACATTGCAGAGAAAGGCTTCCCCATCTCTGTCTACAACAGGACGACATCCAAGGTCGACGAGACCGTCCAGCGTGCCAAGCTAGAAGGAAACCTTCCTCTCTACGGTTTCCATGACCCTGCATCCTTCGTCAACTCCATTCAGAAGCCACGTGTCGTCATCATGCTTGTCAAGGCCGGTGCTCCGGTTGACCAGACCATCGCCACGCTCGCAGCACACCTGGAGCAGGGCGACTGCATCGTTGACGGAGGAAACGAGTGGTATGAGAACACAGAAAGGAGGGAGAAGGCGATGGAGGAGCGTGGACTCCTCTACCTCGGTATGGGTGTTTCTGGAGGAGAGGAGGGTGCCCGCCATGGCCCGTCCATGATGCCTGGAGGCTCGTTGGAGGCGTACCAGTACATTGAAGACATTCTTCTCAAGGTGTCTGCTCAGGTCCCTGACAGCGGCCCGTGCGTCACATACATTGGGAAGGGCGGCTCTGGAAACTTTGTGAAGATGGTTCACAATGGTATTGAGTACGGTGACATGCAGCTGATCGCTGAGGCGTATGACGTCCTCAAGTCGGTTGGTAAGCTCACAAACGGTGAGCTGCAGCAGGTTTTCGCCGAGTGGAACAAGGGTGAGCTCCTCAGTTTCTTGGTTGAGATCACAGCTGATATATTCAGCATCAAGGATGACCAGGGTGAAGGTTACTTGGTCGACAAGGTCCTGGACAAGACAGGGATGAAGGGAACCGGGAAGTGGACGGTGCAGCAGGCCGCTGAGCTCTCCGTGGCTGCTCCTACCATTGAGGCGTCCTTGGATTCCAGGTTCCTCAGCGGGCTGAAGGACGAGAGGGTGGCTGCTTCCAAGATCTTCCAGGGTGACTACAGCAGCGGCGAAACTGTCGACAAGGCACAGCTGATTGAGGATGTGAGGAAGGCCCTGTACGCCTCCAAGATCTGCAGCTACGCCCAGGGCATGAACATCATCAAGGCCAAGAGCACGGAGAAGGGGTGGGGCCTCAACCTCGGCGAGCTGGCCAGGATCTGGAAGGGCGGGTGCATCATCCGTGCCAGCTTCCTCGACCGCATCAAGAAGGCCTACGACAGGAATGGTGAGCTCGCCAACCTCCTCATCGACCCCGAGTTCGCGCAGGAGATCATGGACAGGCAAGCCGCGTGGAGGAGGGTCGTCTGCCTCGCCATCAACAACGGCGTCAGCACCCCCGGCATGTCCGCGAGTCTGGCCTACTTCGACTCCTACCGGAGGGACAGGCTTCCTGCCAACCTCGTCCAGGCCCAGAGGGACTACTTCGGGGCGCACACCTACGAGAGGGTCGACATGCCCGGCTCCTTCCACACCGAGTGGTACAAGATCGCCAACTCGAAGATCTAA